A genomic window from Micromonospora sp. WMMA1947 includes:
- a CDS encoding methyltransferase domain-containing protein, with product MHGFTDVDRQSDPDSWVGVLDRLADEPFYQAYQHRVRELLHPVPGRRYVEVGAGTGASAARLRDEHDAGVVAVDRAATMAAAMQARGLTQCAVADAHRLPFLDDSFDGAWSDRTVQHLADPRAAIGELVRVVRPGGRIVLADPDYDTQVLDIADQDLARRVLRFRADVLLRNGTLAHQHAGILATLGLTDVTVEPRTLLVRDPAAADNVLGLRSWAATAAQRGVLEPGEARSFEDQFDEAVDAGRFTYAVTFFLTAATVT from the coding sequence GTGCACGGATTCACCGACGTCGACCGGCAGTCAGACCCGGACTCGTGGGTCGGCGTGCTCGACCGCCTCGCCGACGAGCCCTTCTACCAGGCATATCAGCATCGGGTCCGCGAGCTGCTCCATCCGGTGCCCGGCCGGCGCTACGTCGAGGTCGGTGCGGGCACCGGGGCGAGCGCGGCCCGCCTCCGAGACGAACACGACGCCGGCGTGGTCGCCGTGGACCGCGCCGCGACCATGGCTGCCGCCATGCAGGCGCGCGGCTTGACGCAATGCGCCGTCGCCGACGCCCACCGACTGCCGTTCCTCGACGACTCCTTCGACGGCGCCTGGTCCGACCGCACCGTGCAACACCTCGCCGATCCCCGTGCCGCGATCGGGGAACTCGTCCGGGTCGTCCGGCCGGGTGGCCGCATCGTCCTCGCGGACCCCGACTACGACACGCAGGTGCTCGACATCGCCGACCAGGATCTGGCGCGACGTGTGCTGCGGTTCCGGGCGGACGTCCTCCTCCGCAACGGCACCCTGGCCCACCAGCATGCCGGCATTCTCGCCACGCTTGGCCTGACCGACGTCACCGTCGAACCCCGAACGCTGCTGGTTCGCGACCCGGCCGCCGCCGACAACGTTCTGGGCCTGCGCAGCTGGGCCGCCACAGCGGCTCAGCGCGGCGTACTCGAACCCGGCGAAGCTCGCTCGTTCGAAGACCAGTTCGACGAGGCCGTCGACGCGGGCCGGTTCACCTACGCGGTCACGTTCTTCCTCACCGCGGCCACCGTCACCTGA
- a CDS encoding Fur family transcriptional regulator, which yields MSTGEELLRSRGLRVTRPRLAVLDVLSAGGHLEVDEITRRVRQRIDSVSTQAVYDVLGALSRAGLSRRIEPAGSPARYEARVGDNHHHVVCRGCGEIADVDCAVGSAPCLDPNVAHGFELDEAEVTFWGLCPACQSRRSADD from the coding sequence ATGTCCACGGGTGAGGAGTTGCTCCGGTCGAGGGGCCTACGGGTCACCCGGCCGCGTCTCGCCGTGCTGGACGTGCTCTCCGCCGGCGGTCACCTGGAGGTCGACGAGATCACCCGGCGGGTCCGCCAGCGGATCGACTCGGTCTCCACCCAGGCCGTCTACGACGTGCTCGGCGCCCTGTCGCGGGCCGGGCTGTCCCGCCGGATCGAACCGGCCGGCAGTCCGGCGCGGTACGAGGCCCGGGTCGGCGACAACCACCACCACGTGGTGTGCCGGGGCTGCGGCGAGATCGCCGACGTGGACTGCGCGGTCGGCAGCGCCCCCTGCCTGGACCCGAACGTGGCGCACGGCTTCGAGCTGGACGAGGCGGAAGTGACCTTCTGGGGCCTCTGCCCGGCCTGTCAGTCCCGCCGCTCCGCCGACGACTGA
- a CDS encoding GNAT family protein — MLVDGPVVLRPYRRSDAVAWSEIRRANRDWLAPWESHVPGGWYETNSPAAFRLVHADQRKSARTGEGMPFAVCLREDGRERLVGHVNIGSIVRRAFCSGYVGYWVDSRVAGRGVIPTAVALAVDHAFGPGGLHRIEVNIRPENTPSRRVVEKLGFREEAYHVRYMHIDGAWRDHIGYAMTGEEVVAEGGLLARWHRVRDNRR, encoded by the coding sequence GTGCTGGTGGACGGTCCGGTGGTGCTGCGGCCGTACCGGCGTTCGGACGCCGTCGCCTGGTCGGAGATCCGGCGCGCCAACCGGGATTGGCTGGCGCCGTGGGAGTCCCATGTGCCCGGCGGCTGGTACGAGACGAATTCCCCTGCTGCGTTCCGCCTGGTGCACGCCGACCAGCGCAAGTCCGCGCGTACCGGTGAGGGCATGCCGTTCGCGGTCTGCCTGCGCGAGGACGGCCGGGAGCGGCTGGTCGGTCACGTCAACATCGGCAGCATCGTGCGGCGGGCGTTCTGCTCCGGGTACGTGGGCTACTGGGTGGACTCCAGGGTGGCCGGTCGCGGCGTGATCCCGACCGCTGTGGCGCTCGCCGTGGACCACGCGTTCGGGCCGGGCGGCCTGCACCGGATCGAGGTCAACATCCGGCCGGAGAACACGCCGTCCCGGCGGGTGGTGGAGAAACTCGGCTTCCGCGAGGAGGCCTATCACGTGCGCTACATGCACATCGACGGCGCGTGGCGCGACCACATCGGATATGCGATGACGGGCGAGGAAGTCGTCGCCGAGGGCGGCTTGCTGGCGCGGTGGCACCGCGTACGTGACAACCGCCGCTGA
- a CDS encoding SRPBCC family protein: MSGTDAVVRRQIVVDAPVERAFAVFTERFGDFKPKEHNLLSSPIAETVFEAKVGGHIYDRAEDGSECAWARILVFEPPDRLVFSWDISPAWQLEQDLDNASEVEVRFVAETPQRTRVELEHRNLDRHGPGWESVRDGVGHDEGWPLYLNRYADLFTEAR, translated from the coding sequence ATGAGTGGAACGGATGCGGTGGTACGGCGGCAGATCGTGGTCGACGCGCCGGTCGAGCGCGCCTTCGCGGTGTTCACGGAGCGGTTCGGCGACTTCAAGCCGAAGGAGCACAACCTGCTGTCGTCGCCGATCGCGGAGACGGTGTTCGAGGCGAAGGTCGGTGGGCACATCTACGACCGCGCCGAGGACGGCAGTGAGTGCGCCTGGGCGCGGATCCTCGTCTTCGAGCCGCCGGACCGGCTCGTCTTCAGCTGGGACATCAGCCCGGCATGGCAGCTCGAACAGGATCTGGACAACGCCAGCGAGGTCGAGGTCCGGTTCGTCGCCGAGACACCGCAGCGGACCCGGGTCGAGTTGGAGCACCGCAACCTGGACCGGCACGGTCCGGGCTGGGAGTCGGTTCGTGACGGCGTCGGCCACGACGAGGGCTGGCCGCTGTACCTGAACCGCTACGCCGACCTGTTCACCGAGGCGAGATAG
- a CDS encoding proteasome protein gives MTVVLAVVCKDGVVIGADSQITESDRGLSFPAQKLHPLGDCAAWGGSGARGVLNDLRPLLQDSATAILEAPDIGDELQERVLPVFKKHYENYIPDVPGEGSGGGVSAYLLAAGYSQGGPWIVEINPNGLIGRYEDVGFHAIGSGAPMAQQAGALLSHFRMTTRTVEYGVVGVVRVLEALERTSPSVGGPFSVACIREEGAHHLDEKEIAKALKDAERWRDLEQKALDGLFD, from the coding sequence ATGACCGTCGTACTCGCCGTTGTCTGCAAAGACGGGGTGGTGATCGGCGCGGACTCCCAGATCACCGAGAGCGATCGCGGTCTGAGTTTCCCCGCCCAGAAGCTGCACCCCCTGGGCGACTGCGCCGCCTGGGGCGGCAGCGGCGCGCGGGGGGTACTCAACGACCTGCGCCCCCTTCTCCAGGACTCGGCCACCGCCATCCTCGAAGCACCGGACATCGGCGACGAGTTGCAGGAGCGCGTCCTGCCCGTCTTCAAGAAGCACTACGAGAACTACATCCCGGACGTGCCCGGCGAGGGCAGCGGCGGCGGGGTGTCGGCGTACCTGCTCGCGGCCGGCTACAGCCAGGGCGGGCCGTGGATCGTGGAGATCAACCCCAACGGGCTCATCGGCCGCTACGAGGACGTGGGCTTCCACGCCATCGGCTCCGGCGCGCCCATGGCCCAGCAGGCCGGCGCGCTGCTGTCCCACTTCCGGATGACCACGCGCACCGTCGAGTACGGCGTGGTGGGCGTGGTGCGGGTGCTGGAGGCGCTGGAGCGGACCTCGCCGTCGGTCGGCGGGCCGTTCAGTGTGGCGTGCATCCGCGAGGAGGGCGCCCACCACCTCGACGAGAAGGAGATCGCCAAGGCGCTGAAGGACGCCGAGCGCTGGCGCGACCTGGAACAGAAGGCGCTCGACGGCCTGTTCGACTGA
- the glp gene encoding gephyrin-like molybdotransferase Glp: MTATADAEAAANELTPLADYLGSVLRRLRALPPLDLDLTQAYGNVLAEDVVAPHSYPAFDQAAVDGYAARWEDISGGSRGPGYVPAPSGMPGGRSIRLNVVGDLGAASWRPVRLTPGSCFSVAAGAPLPIGADVVVPVEWTDQGMAAVEIFRAPKRGYGLRRAGEELVAGTLLARAGAYVSPALVAVFAATGIGHVVVRPSPRVVIVATGDELVDVGRGSQPGQVVDTNSHALTAAAAEAGALAYRVGICDDDPEALRGLLEDQTLRADLIITTGGTGTGPGDMVRRILSRRDGGRAGPVTFTEVALYPGTALGFGTVGAEEVPVVCLPGEPGAALIGFEVLARPAIQLLAGAEPVFRPSVRAHLLETVSSPVGLREFRPAHVAERRGGGYTVQPLAGGPYTLSGLSDANGLLVLGERVTTAAAGSTVDVLLLDRRR; the protein is encoded by the coding sequence ATGACCGCGACGGCCGACGCCGAGGCGGCCGCGAACGAGTTGACGCCGCTCGCCGACTACCTGGGCAGTGTGCTGCGCAGGTTACGCGCGCTGCCTCCACTCGACCTCGACCTGACCCAGGCGTACGGCAACGTGCTCGCCGAGGACGTGGTCGCCCCGCACTCGTACCCCGCCTTCGACCAGGCGGCGGTGGACGGGTACGCCGCGCGCTGGGAGGACATCTCCGGTGGGAGTCGGGGGCCGGGCTACGTCCCGGCCCCCTCCGGTATGCCCGGTGGCCGCAGCATCCGGCTCAACGTGGTCGGTGACCTGGGCGCTGCCAGCTGGCGGCCGGTGCGGCTCACCCCCGGCTCCTGCTTCTCGGTGGCGGCCGGCGCGCCGCTGCCGATCGGCGCCGACGTGGTCGTCCCGGTGGAGTGGACCGACCAGGGCATGGCCGCCGTCGAGATCTTCCGCGCCCCCAAACGGGGGTACGGCCTGCGCCGCGCCGGGGAGGAACTGGTCGCCGGCACGCTGCTCGCCCGCGCCGGCGCGTACGTCTCCCCGGCCCTGGTAGCGGTATTCGCCGCCACCGGCATCGGGCACGTGGTGGTGCGGCCCAGCCCGCGCGTGGTGATCGTGGCGACCGGCGACGAGCTGGTGGACGTGGGCCGGGGCAGCCAGCCAGGCCAGGTGGTGGACACCAACTCGCACGCGCTGACCGCGGCAGCCGCGGAGGCGGGCGCGCTCGCGTACCGGGTGGGGATCTGCGACGACGACCCGGAGGCGCTGCGCGGCCTGCTGGAGGACCAGACGCTGCGCGCCGACCTGATCATCACCACCGGCGGCACCGGCACCGGCCCCGGTGACATGGTCCGCCGCATCCTGTCGCGGCGCGACGGCGGCCGGGCCGGGCCGGTCACCTTCACCGAGGTGGCCCTCTATCCCGGAACGGCTCTCGGGTTCGGTACGGTCGGCGCCGAGGAGGTGCCGGTGGTGTGTCTTCCCGGTGAGCCCGGCGCGGCGCTGATTGGCTTCGAGGTGCTGGCCCGACCGGCCATCCAGCTGCTGGCCGGCGCCGAACCGGTGTTCCGGCCGAGCGTCCGCGCGCACCTGCTGGAGACGGTCTCGTCCCCGGTCGGGCTGCGCGAGTTCCGGCCCGCGCACGTGGCCGAGCGACGCGGCGGCGGGTACACGGTGCAGCCGCTCGCCGGGGGCCCGTACACGCTGTCCGGCCTGTCCGACGCGAACGGCCTGCTGGTGCTCGGCGAGCGGGTCACCACGGCCGCTGCCGGGTCTACCGTGGATGTGCTCCTGTTGGACCGGCGCCGGTGA
- a CDS encoding oxygenase MpaB family protein yields MDTEDLGLFGPGSVTWKVHEEPILIVAGLRSLYLQALHPRAMAGVAQNSNYRTDAWGRLVRTANYVGTTIYGTRAEAEAAGRRLRTRHARMRATDPVTGEEFRIDEPELLRWVHVTEVESFVSTARRAGLALTDDEVDGYYSEQRRSAALVGLDPDDVPGTAAEVADYYRDVRPQLRMTREAAETAVFLTAPPIPWKLSMPARVGLNLGPPRWAYFGIAATALGMLPPWALRLYGGLGLPTTALSADLSARALRLALAAVPRRYREGPLQQAAKERAARLAAA; encoded by the coding sequence GTGGACACCGAAGATCTCGGCCTCTTCGGTCCGGGATCGGTCACGTGGAAGGTGCACGAGGAACCGATCCTGATCGTCGCCGGCCTGCGCTCGCTCTACCTCCAGGCGCTGCATCCCCGCGCGATGGCCGGCGTCGCACAGAACAGCAACTACCGCACCGACGCCTGGGGCCGGCTGGTCCGCACGGCGAACTACGTGGGCACGACGATCTACGGCACCAGGGCCGAGGCGGAGGCGGCCGGGCGGCGGCTGCGGACGCGGCATGCCCGGATGCGCGCCACCGACCCGGTCACCGGTGAGGAGTTCCGCATCGACGAGCCGGAGCTGCTGCGCTGGGTGCACGTCACCGAGGTCGAGTCGTTCGTGAGCACCGCCCGGCGGGCCGGGCTGGCGCTCACCGACGACGAGGTGGACGGCTACTACTCCGAGCAGCGCCGGTCAGCGGCCCTGGTCGGGCTGGACCCGGACGACGTACCGGGCACCGCCGCCGAGGTGGCGGACTACTACCGGGACGTGCGCCCGCAGTTGCGGATGACCCGCGAGGCGGCCGAGACCGCGGTGTTCCTGACCGCGCCGCCGATCCCGTGGAAGCTCAGCATGCCGGCGCGGGTCGGACTGAACCTGGGGCCACCGCGCTGGGCGTACTTCGGGATCGCCGCCACCGCGCTGGGGATGCTGCCGCCCTGGGCGTTGCGGCTCTACGGCGGGCTGGGCCTGCCCACCACCGCCCTGTCGGCGGACCTGAGCGCGCGGGCGCTGCGACTGGCGCTGGCCGCGGTGCCCCGGCGCTACCGGGAGGGCCCGCTGCAGCAGGCCGCCAAGGAACGCGCCGCCCGCCTGGCCGCGGCCTGA
- a CDS encoding UTP--glucose-1-phosphate uridylyltransferase: MSEHSANPSAAHGRSRAVKAVIPAAGLATRFLPATKAVPKELLPVVDRPVLQYIVEEAAQAGIDDILLITGRGKTSMVDHFDRRPDLEERLAKKPELLAEVKRTEELAAIYTVRQPEQLGLGHAVGYAESHVGDAPFAVLLGDEFVKPSEPLLPAMLELQARTGGVVLAFFEVDPAETSRYGIASVEPAESEYSDIAEVVKVTGMVEKPSPADAPSNLAVLGRYVLPGKIFDAIRRTEPGSGGEIQLTDAMELLRTEGVPVHAIVYRGTRYDTGMPLGYLQTVVQIAAEREDLGAEFRKWLAEFVNKGDETVTAAVLNGIRDASGGADT, encoded by the coding sequence ATGTCGGAGCACTCAGCGAACCCCTCAGCGGCCCACGGTCGCTCCCGCGCGGTCAAGGCCGTGATCCCGGCCGCCGGCCTGGCCACCCGGTTCCTGCCGGCCACCAAGGCGGTTCCGAAGGAACTGCTGCCGGTCGTCGACCGGCCGGTGCTGCAGTACATCGTCGAGGAGGCCGCCCAGGCCGGCATCGACGACATCCTGCTGATCACCGGTCGCGGCAAGACCTCGATGGTGGACCACTTCGACCGCCGGCCCGACCTGGAGGAACGGCTCGCCAAGAAGCCCGAGCTGCTGGCCGAGGTCAAGCGCACCGAGGAACTGGCAGCGATCTACACGGTCCGCCAGCCGGAACAGCTCGGCCTCGGGCACGCCGTCGGGTACGCCGAGTCGCACGTCGGCGACGCGCCCTTCGCGGTGCTGCTCGGCGACGAGTTCGTCAAGCCGTCCGAGCCGCTGCTGCCGGCCATGCTGGAACTCCAGGCCCGCACCGGCGGCGTGGTGCTCGCGTTCTTCGAGGTCGACCCGGCCGAGACCAGCCGGTACGGCATCGCGTCGGTCGAGCCGGCCGAGTCGGAATACTCCGACATCGCCGAGGTCGTCAAGGTCACCGGCATGGTGGAGAAGCCCAGCCCGGCCGACGCCCCCAGCAACCTCGCCGTCCTCGGCCGGTACGTGCTCCCCGGGAAGATCTTCGACGCGATCCGGCGTACCGAGCCGGGCAGCGGCGGTGAGATCCAGCTGACCGACGCGATGGAGCTGCTGCGTACCGAGGGGGTGCCGGTGCACGCCATCGTCTACCGGGGCACCCGGTACGACACCGGCATGCCGCTCGGCTACCTCCAGACCGTGGTGCAGATCGCCGCCGAGCGGGAGGACCTGGGCGCCGAGTTCCGCAAGTGGCTGGCCGAGTTCGTCAACAAGGGCGACGAGACGGTCACCGCGGCGGTCCTCAACGGCATCCGCGACGCGTCCGGCGGTGCCGATACATGA
- a CDS encoding diguanylate cyclase: MTLRGRLTAAFLAVVLGPVLLGAFFVGATLSAVDHSRATERLGLAAAGVRTSIDALCQQLRAAADAVALVGDPAVRSRAADQVVARGLAAAVRMADAAGRTTYATAGGPAGRWQDCAGTPASGVGALSAQVGLRDPAGTDLGAVAAAQPVDRAFVARLAAVTGVGVTLLDNPGGITHTTEEQGVRAAVLAAAGKADGNRVTGTGDGRYVRRVGPSPGQPLPLVLSVPGERAPGLYGALIAAVALAALLAVLAAWRLARVTTRPLGELAGAVDRVARGDLSARVPVRSRDEIGRLASAFNRMTRETGSYVSALTSSRDQLRNHLAVLGDTLASTHDLQRILRVILDSAIAATGARAGAVLLVDGDGVLVGRCVEGMAGRRPTGDPADPATLRVPVGAGVLGTVAATGEPRRGRWTPPDVPTGEPSCETYVAVPFATPGGTEPRGPDRPGHPPADGDPPGSACAALGVLVLYDRLGGHEFHDDDVVTLRTFAGHAAVAVENVRVHEEAQRLSLTDPLTGLWNYRYLRESIRREVERANRFGRMLSVLALDLDRFKNVNDTWGHAAGDAVLVEFARRVRGVIREVDLAFRQGGEEFVVLLPETDARGATIVAERLGAVVRDQPVTVEGSGDDPVRVPVTVSIGIAVYPDHAADGQQVLDAADDALYAAKAAGRDGYRLAPAPDPVPTQEIPVVAAGLSPPDGLPRAGAADPAGIVQGGASSGPHPPRQSRGR, encoded by the coding sequence TTGACGCTACGCGGGCGGTTGACGGCGGCTTTCCTCGCGGTGGTCCTCGGCCCCGTCCTGCTCGGCGCGTTCTTCGTCGGGGCCACGCTCAGCGCCGTCGACCACAGCCGCGCCACCGAACGGCTGGGCCTGGCCGCGGCCGGCGTCCGTACCTCGATCGACGCGCTCTGCCAGCAACTCCGCGCGGCGGCCGACGCGGTCGCCCTGGTGGGCGACCCGGCCGTCCGGTCGCGTGCGGCCGACCAGGTGGTCGCCCGGGGCCTGGCCGCCGCCGTGCGGATGGCCGACGCCGCCGGCCGCACCACCTACGCCACGGCCGGCGGGCCGGCCGGGCGCTGGCAGGACTGCGCCGGCACGCCCGCCAGCGGAGTCGGGGCGCTCTCCGCCCAGGTCGGGCTCCGCGACCCGGCCGGCACCGACCTGGGCGCGGTCGCCGCCGCCCAGCCCGTCGACCGGGCCTTCGTGGCGCGGCTCGCCGCCGTGACGGGCGTCGGGGTCACCCTCCTCGACAACCCCGGCGGCATCACCCACACGACCGAGGAGCAGGGGGTACGCGCAGCGGTGCTGGCCGCCGCCGGCAAGGCGGACGGGAACCGGGTGACAGGCACCGGCGACGGCCGGTACGTGCGGCGCGTCGGTCCGTCTCCCGGTCAGCCGCTGCCGCTGGTGCTGTCGGTGCCGGGGGAACGTGCGCCCGGCCTGTACGGGGCACTGATCGCCGCGGTCGCGCTCGCCGCCCTGCTGGCAGTGCTCGCGGCCTGGCGGCTGGCCCGGGTGACCACCCGGCCGCTCGGTGAGCTGGCCGGCGCGGTGGACCGGGTGGCGCGCGGCGACCTGAGCGCCCGGGTGCCGGTGCGCAGCCGCGACGAGATCGGGCGGCTCGCCAGCGCGTTCAACCGGATGACCCGGGAGACCGGCAGCTACGTGTCGGCGCTGACCAGCAGCCGGGACCAGCTCCGCAATCACCTCGCCGTGCTCGGCGACACGCTCGCCAGCACGCACGACCTGCAACGCATCCTGCGGGTGATCCTGGACAGCGCGATCGCCGCCACCGGTGCGCGGGCCGGCGCGGTGCTGCTCGTCGACGGCGACGGCGTCCTCGTCGGCCGGTGCGTGGAAGGCATGGCCGGACGCCGGCCGACCGGTGATCCGGCCGATCCGGCGACGCTGCGGGTGCCGGTCGGCGCCGGGGTGCTCGGCACGGTCGCCGCCACCGGCGAGCCGCGGCGCGGACGGTGGACGCCGCCGGACGTACCGACCGGGGAGCCGTCCTGCGAGACGTACGTGGCGGTGCCGTTCGCCACCCCCGGCGGCACCGAGCCGCGCGGCCCGGACCGGCCCGGCCACCCGCCCGCCGACGGCGACCCGCCCGGCTCGGCCTGCGCGGCGCTCGGCGTGCTGGTCCTCTACGACCGGCTCGGCGGGCACGAGTTCCACGACGACGACGTGGTGACGCTACGGACGTTCGCCGGGCACGCCGCGGTCGCCGTGGAGAACGTCCGGGTGCACGAGGAGGCGCAACGGCTCTCCCTCACCGACCCGCTGACCGGGTTGTGGAACTACCGCTACCTGCGCGAGTCGATCCGCCGGGAGGTGGAACGGGCGAACCGGTTCGGCCGGATGCTCAGCGTGCTCGCGCTCGACCTGGACCGGTTCAAGAACGTCAACGACACCTGGGGGCACGCGGCCGGGGACGCCGTGCTGGTCGAGTTCGCCCGCCGGGTACGCGGCGTGATCCGTGAGGTGGACCTGGCGTTCCGGCAGGGCGGCGAGGAGTTCGTGGTGCTGCTGCCGGAGACCGACGCCCGGGGCGCCACGATCGTCGCCGAGCGGCTCGGCGCGGTGGTACGCGACCAGCCGGTCACGGTGGAGGGGAGCGGCGACGATCCGGTGCGGGTGCCGGTGACCGTCTCCATCGGCATCGCCGTCTACCCGGACCACGCCGCCGACGGCCAGCAGGTGCTCGACGCCGCCGACGACGCGTTGTACGCGGCGAAGGCCGCCGGACGCGACGGCTACCGGCTCGCGCCGGCGCCCGATCCGGTGCCCACCCAGGAGATCCCGGTGGTGGCGGCCGGTCTCAGCCCGCCGGACGGGCTGCCCCGGGCCGGCGCGGCGGACCCGGCGGGCATCGTCCAGGGCGGCGCGTCTTCCGGTCCTCACCCGCCGCGGCAGAGCCGTGGCCGATAG
- a CDS encoding flagellar biosynthesis protein FlgA, with the protein MTDDEGTLRPVRWRGLPRRRTLLRVTLVAVLLGLAAAVLQTPPSCPPPGSSPAASAAASPSGGIPALPAGAVGVPIRLAEPAALAVLRPGARVDLLVVPAGGTPDPTLLAPRALVLDVVGATGAVDGSSALYLALPPEQARRAVGLPEGSRFAVVVRG; encoded by the coding sequence GTGACGGATGACGAGGGGACGTTGCGTCCGGTCCGCTGGCGCGGCCTGCCGCGGCGCCGGACGCTGCTGCGGGTGACACTCGTCGCGGTGCTGCTGGGGTTGGCCGCGGCGGTGCTCCAGACGCCGCCGTCCTGCCCGCCGCCCGGCTCGTCCCCGGCCGCCTCGGCGGCGGCGTCACCGTCCGGCGGCATCCCTGCCCTGCCGGCCGGCGCGGTGGGCGTCCCGATCCGGCTGGCCGAGCCGGCGGCCCTCGCGGTGCTGCGCCCGGGTGCCCGGGTCGACCTGCTCGTCGTGCCCGCCGGCGGTACGCCCGACCCCACGCTGCTGGCTCCCCGCGCGCTGGTGCTCGACGTGGTCGGCGCCACCGGAGCTGTCGACGGCTCCTCGGCGCTCTACCTGGCGCTGCCGCCGGAGCAGGCCCGGCGGGCGGTCGGGTTGCCGGAGGGCAGCCGCTTCGCCGTGGTGGTACGCGGCTGA
- a CDS encoding DUF2231 domain-containing protein — protein MFREINGLPVHVLVIHAVVVLVPLLALFAVAYGVLPRWRPRLDWAVAALAVITPILAWVATESGEELEGVLRAKGYPPDRLQQIHEHASYGDTLFWYALGLGVAALLLVLSTSRFVAGRNLPRWLPVVLTVVVAVLAVFALVYVYLTGDSGAKVVWDGVV, from the coding sequence GTGTTCAGGGAAATCAACGGTCTGCCGGTCCATGTGCTCGTCATCCACGCGGTGGTGGTGCTGGTGCCGCTGCTGGCACTGTTCGCCGTCGCGTACGGGGTGCTGCCCCGCTGGCGGCCCCGCCTCGACTGGGCGGTCGCGGCGCTCGCCGTGATCACTCCGATCCTCGCCTGGGTGGCGACCGAGTCCGGTGAGGAACTCGAGGGGGTCCTGCGCGCGAAGGGCTACCCGCCGGACCGGCTCCAGCAGATCCACGAGCACGCGTCGTACGGCGACACGCTGTTCTGGTACGCGCTCGGGCTCGGCGTCGCGGCGCTGCTGCTGGTGCTGTCGACGAGCCGCTTCGTCGCGGGCCGGAACCTGCCCCGCTGGCTCCCGGTGGTGCTCACCGTCGTGGTGGCGGTGCTCGCGGTCTTCGCGCTCGTGTACGTCTACCTGACCGGGGACAGCGGCGCCAAGGTGGTCTGGGACGGCGTGGTCTGA
- a CDS encoding 5-formyltetrahydrofolate cyclo-ligase, with protein sequence MRIALLAARRSLSAADRAVAAAAVQAELVTLVRRLRPARMSAYVPVASEPGGDDLPDVLRAALPPDAELLLPVLRDDLDLDWAPYTGPESLRAAGRGLREPTAPPRGRSAVAGAGLVVVPAVAVDRRGIRLGRGGGSYDRALARVPATVPTVALLHDGELVEAVPALPHDRPVHCVITPAEGLVAVPGVGPGASAGRTRGS encoded by the coding sequence ATGCGCATCGCGCTACTCGCCGCGCGCCGGTCGCTATCCGCGGCCGACCGCGCGGTCGCGGCGGCCGCCGTCCAGGCCGAGCTGGTGACCCTGGTACGACGGCTGCGACCGGCCCGGATGAGCGCGTACGTCCCGGTCGCGTCCGAGCCCGGCGGGGACGACCTGCCGGACGTGCTGCGCGCCGCGCTGCCGCCCGACGCCGAGTTGCTGCTGCCGGTGCTCCGCGACGACCTGGACCTCGACTGGGCCCCCTACACCGGCCCGGAGTCGCTGCGCGCCGCCGGCCGAGGGCTGCGCGAGCCGACCGCCCCGCCCCGGGGGCGTTCCGCCGTGGCCGGAGCCGGCCTGGTCGTGGTGCCGGCGGTGGCGGTGGACCGCCGGGGCATCCGGCTGGGCCGGGGCGGCGGCTCGTACGACCGCGCGCTGGCCCGGGTGCCCGCGACAGTGCCGACCGTGGCGCTGCTGCACGACGGCGAGCTGGTGGAGGCGGTGCCCGCCCTGCCGCACGACCGCCCGGTGCACTGCGTGATCACCCCGGCGGAGGGGCTGGTGGCGGTCCCGGGTGTGGGCCCGGGCGCTTCCGCTGGACGAACCCGGGGGTCATGA